A window from Physeter macrocephalus isolate SW-GA chromosome 11, ASM283717v5, whole genome shotgun sequence encodes these proteins:
- the CCDC177 gene encoding coiled-coil domain-containing protein 177, with protein MVDPVPEEEKAGAEPGGSGGDEAAASVPPDSQGAPQPAASSASASAAVPRKAEVPCAAESGRREQSPLLHLDLFNFDCPEAEGSRYVLTSPRSLEACARCAVKPVELLPRALADLVREAPGRSMRVATGLYEAYEAERSAKLQQCRAERERIVREEKRRLFTPLGPAVAAASAPSAGSSSSCSSASLPASPAPRAARKASSSPSPARPQPTPAGSRAGRKSHSLDSLSRRREGALSSESGASSSSYSGESLRELHWPPRASARNSCPAGSASSAPNPLGRPSALALVPLTGRSFSLGDLSHSPQTAQHVERIVRQVRAERGLRAVPERDRKIAALMLARHQEERLLLEQRAAAHGQWEQQRVRAEQRREREEREKQRALEQGRRAWAAQVEERRGRRGREEREEARRRQRQCERSEERRRELAERQGLLRRERAERTAREDRLRKLQQEQNLKQREEGLQEVRERAEQVRRERAQRATRAKQSQEGQLQREKRELSRAERARHEALLQGRARLERQEREGLRSSLEASLGRAQENYEQLVEQRTRELRERARREELQGRRAKEAAERKEREHQAHLEALARVGERRLQQAAQAAEEAVQQKARRVGQSRMEKERAQRANKEKVEKDEDCRRRQLLQAIGRKLERSEQLSRDRRSALESARSTARASFHVREKVRQETNTRSFDRMVREAQLHASLDRK; from the coding sequence ATGGTGGATCCCGTACCTGAAGAGGAGAAGGCGGGAGCCGAGCCCGGAGGCTCCGGAGGGGACGAAGCCGCCGCGTCCGTGCCCCCTGACTCCCAGGGCGCCCCGCAGCCCGCGGCGTCTTCGGCCTCGGCCTCCGCCGCGGTGCCCCGTAAGGCTGAAGTCCCGTGCGCAGCAGAAAGCGGGCGGCGGGAGCAGTCCCCGCTGTTGCACCTCGACCTCTTCAACTTCGACTGTCCGGAGGCCGAGGGCAGCCGCTACGTGCTGACCAGCCCCCGCTCGCTAGAGGCCTGCGCCCGCTGCGCCGTTAAACCTGTGGAGCTGCTGCCACGGGCCCTGGCGGACCTGGTGCGCGAGGCCCCCGGCCGTTCTATGCGAGTGGCCACTGGCCTGTACGAGGCTTACGAGGCGGAGCGGAGCGCCAAGCTGCAGCAGTGCCGGGCAGAGCGCGAGCGCATCGTGCGCGAGGAGAAGCGGCGCCTCTTCACGCCTTTGGGCCCCGCGGTCGCCGCGGCCTCGGCCCCTAGTgcgggcagcagcagcagctgcagcagcgcCAGCCTCCCGGCCTCGCCCGCACCGCGCGCCGCCCGCAAGGCCTCCTCCAGCCCGTCCCCGGCCCGGCCCCAACCTACGCCCGCGGGGTCGCGGGCAGGTAGGAAAAGCCACTCACTAGACTCCCTGTCCCGCCGGCGGGAGGGCGCCCTGAGCTCCGAGTCAGGCGCGTCGTCGTCGTCCTACAGCGGTGAGAGCCTGCGGGAGCTGCACTGGCCGCCGCGGGCCTCGGCCAGGAACAGCTGCCCGGCGGGGTCGGCGTCCTCTGCTCCCAACCCTCTGGGCCGCCCATCCGCCCTGGCCCTGGTTCCCCTCACCGGCCGCAGCTTCAGCCTCGGCGACCTGAGCCACTCGCCACAGACGGCTCAGCACGTGGAACGCATCGTGCGCCAAGTGCGCGCCGAGCGGGGTCTGCGCGCGGTGCCGGAGCGCGACCGGAAGATCGCGGCGCTGATGCTGGCGCGGCACCAGGAGGAGCGCCTGTTGCTGGAGCAGCGCGCCGCGGCCCACGGCCAGTGGGAGCAGCAGCGCGTCCGCGCCGAGCAGCGGCGGGAGCGCGAGGAGCGCGAGAAGCAGCGCGCCCTGGAGCAGGGCCGCCGAGCCTGGGCCGCGCAGGTGGAGGAGCGGCGCGGCCGCCGGGGCCGCGAGGAGCGCGAGGAggcgcggcggcggcagcggcagtGCGAGCGCAGCGAGGAGCGGCGGCGGGAGCTGGCCGAGCGCCAGGGACTGCTGCGGCGGGAGCGGGCGGAGCGCACGGCACGGGAGGACCGACTCCGCAAGCTGCAGCAGGAACAGAACCTGAAGCAGcgggaggaggggctgcaggaagtGCGCGAGCGGGCCGAGCAGGTGCGCAGGGAGCGCGCTCAGCGCGCGACCCGCGCCAAGCAGAGTCAGGAGGGCCAGCTGCAGCGAGAGAAGCGGGAGCTAAGCCGGGCGGAGCGGGCGCGCCACGAGGCGTTGCTGCAAGGCCGGGCCCGGCTGGAGCGCCAGGAGCGCGAGGGCCTGCGGAGCTCCTTGGAGGCCAGCTTGGGCCGCGCGCAGGAGAACTACGAGCAGTTGGTGGAGCAGCGCACCCGGGAGCTGCGCGAGCGGGCCCGACGGGAGGAGCTGCAGGGCCGGCGGGCCAAGGAGGCGGCCGAGCGCAAAGAGCGGGAGCATCAGGCACACCTGGAGGCTCTGGCCCGGGTGGGCGAGCGGCGGCTGCAGCAGGCGGCGCAGGCGGCCGAGGAGGCGGTGCAGCAGAAGGCGCGGCGCGTGGGCCAGAGCCGGATGGAGAAGGAGCGGGCCCAGCGGGCCAACAAGGAGAAGGTGGAGAAGGACGAAGACTGCCGCCGGCGGCAGCTGCTCCAAGCCATCGGTCGCAAGCTGGAGCGCAGCGAGCAGCTGTCTCGGGACCGGCGCAGCGCGCTGGAGAGCGCCCGCTCCACAGCCCGGGCCTCCTTCCACGTGCGCGAGAAGGTACGCCAGGAGACCAACACGCGCTCCTTCGATCGCATGGTTCGCGAGGCCCAGCTGCACGCCAGCCTGGACCGTAAATGA